In Palaemon carinicauda isolate YSFRI2023 chromosome 38, ASM3689809v2, whole genome shotgun sequence, a single window of DNA contains:
- the LOC137630570 gene encoding uncharacterized protein, protein MNKLQVFVGQRKTIRKKVTECFNKVNNYDSFNPSERLSERGILLNYKEKLSDLDSKILAEKFFNRETVVEADLETELNSCQDYLDKIERLLPLLDVSANPCSNVTDTARSLLKQPTAPLPKFSSREGEDFLRFITEFENTTSAFSYPDRDLLLLLKQQIDGRAKYLLYSLEADKQSYKDAKELLVSAFASKEARINSTIQKLLNLKLGEKNDPFIFISNLRTICEAVRTLKIDANEFTRFFAWRGINDNFKSHLVQITTKTHPSLDDILDNFFNASERYESTKGKTPQEIKFRNKFRNTPVKDSTDSLAIKTKVMESKSSVPNCLLCSRSDSKETNHYVNKCQKFSTPAEKVHIIESFGGCVKCGMLNHMSSECRFRFKKRCINCNGYHLSYLCVSESARDGSSRTNKLNSNAKLEASSGVAVTHQYSTSSILPTFTFSLEGNDSVYRGLKDSGSQSTFVSARLADSHNFKIVHSNIELTVKGFNESKRYCTKVIKMPLRIGDSVEHILAIVVPEISINLELPFLGELVEAVHSKGLVLADRLLNSNLRKIDNVHLLLGTDSFSCLTGKEIVIGNVSPSVYIESKVGIMLTGNIEALLANFRGTDGGLGACLSVSKEANCSNIHVYSNSFFLSNSVDILEENCLSGFTTNTFFFSP, encoded by the coding sequence ATGAACAAGTTACAGGTatttgtaggtcagcggaagactattaggaaaaaggtcacGGAATGTTTTAATAAggttaataattatgattcctttaatccttctgagcgtttgtctgagagagGTATTCTCTTAAACTATAAGGAAAAGTTGTCTGATCTtgatagtaagattctagctgagaaattctttaatagagaaactgtagttgaggctgatttggaaactgaattaaattcctgtcaagattatttggataaaattgaaaggttattgcccttgcttgatgtttctgcaaatccttgttctaatgtaactgatactgctagaagcttgcttaagcagcccacagctcctcttccaaaatttagtagtagagaaggggaagattttttaaggttcataactgagtttgaaaacacaaccagtgcatttagttatccagatagggatttgttgcttttactaaaacagcaaatagatggtagggctaagtatttgttgtatagcttggaagctgacaagcaatcttataaagatgccaaggagttgttggtttcagcttttgcttctaaagaagctagaataaattctaccatccagaaattgttgaatcttaagcttggagagaagAATGATCCTTTTATATttatctcaaatctgagaactatttgtgaggctgttaggacgttaaaaattgatgctaatgagtttacaaggttttttgcttggcgtggtattaatgataatttcaagagtcacttggttcaaatcaccacgaaaactcacccctctttggatgatattctcgataatttttttaatgctagtgagagatacgaaagtactaaaggtaaaactcctcaagagattaagtttagaaataagttcagaaatactcctgttaaagatagtactgatagtttggccattaaaactaaagtaatggaaagtaaatcttctgtaccaaactgtctcctttgtagtagaagtgatagtaaggaaactaatcattatgttaataaatgtcagaaattctctactcctgcagaaaaagttcacataattgagtctttcggaggttgtgtaaaatgtggaatgttaaaccatatgtctagcgagtgtaggtttaggtttaaaaagcgttgcataaattgtaatggttatcacttgagttacctttgtgtgtcagaatctgcaagggatggatcatctcggactaataaacttaattctaatgccaaactggaggctagcagtggagttgctgtaacacaccagtactcgacgagttccatattgcccacatttactttttctcttgagggcaatgatagtgtctataggggtttgaaggacagcggttctcagagtacatttgtgtctgctagattagcagattcacacaattttaaaattgttcactcaaacattgagctcactgtcaaaggatttaatgagagtaaaaggtactgtaccaaagttattaagatgcctcttaggattggagattcagtggagcatattttggcaattgtggttccggagataagcattaatttggagttacccttcctgggtgaacttgttgaagctgtgcacagtaaagggttagttcttgctgatagattgttgaatagtaatttgaggaaaattgataatgtgcatcttttgctgggcacagattcttttagttgcttaacgggaaaagagatagtgattggtaatgtgagtccctctgtgtacattgaatctaaggtaggaataatgctcactggtaatattgaagctttgcttgccaatttcagaggtacagatgggggattgggagcttgtttatcagtaagtaaggaagctaattgttcaaatatccatgtttatagcaattctttttttcttagcaatagtgttgatattttggaagagaattgcctatcagggtttactactaatacattttttttcagtccttaa